A section of the Methanobrevibacter thaueri genome encodes:
- a CDS encoding exodeoxyribonuclease VII large subunit, with amino-acid sequence MQPPHHIYLSYENPLLHMEITDDKLLRIALVTSLIGIIGLIIFTPTIEVKEVGIGDINRGMIDEEVKVTGVITDVAQSSSKTSYFLTINDGEAQIPLIIFESQVSEIQSRNLDIEDFKDRKVQVVGTITEYNSDLELILSNGDSLRIIN; translated from the coding sequence TTGCAACCGCCCCATCACATCTATTTAAGCTATGAAAATCCATTATTACACATGGAAATCACAGACGACAAACTATTGAGGATAGCGCTGGTGACCTCGCTGATTGGAATAATAGGCCTGATAATCTTCACCCCGACGATTGAGGTCAAGGAAGTGGGCATCGGGGACATTAACAGGGGGATGATTGATGAGGAGGTCAAGGTCACGGGAGTGATTACCGATGTGGCCCAGTCAAGCTCAAAAACAAGCTACTTTCTGACAATAAACGACGGTGAAGCGCAGATTCCCCTTATCATTTTTGAAAGCCAGGTTAGCGAAATCCAGTCAAGGAACCTTGACATTGAGGACTTTAAAGACCGGAAGGTTCAGGTTGTCGGGACAATTACCGAGTACAATTCCGATTTGGAACTTATCCTATCGAATGGGGACAGCCTAAGAATAATCAATTAA